In Flavobacterium lacustre, a genomic segment contains:
- a CDS encoding SDR family NAD(P)-dependent oxidoreductase — MKNIIITGTSRGIGFELALLFANAGHQVLALSRKVPQGLLGNENITCLSVDLSEESELQKVTDFLTSSWKKIDAVVHNAGALLLKPFSETTQTDFENIYRVNVFGVANLTRICLPYLQKGSHVVTISSMGGIQGSLKFAGLAAYSSSKGAVITLSELLAEEYKEQGISFNVLALGSVQTEMLAEAFPGYQAPISAGEMANYIYDFTLTGNKYFNGKVLQVSSTNP, encoded by the coding sequence ATGAAAAACATTATTATAACAGGTACCAGCAGAGGAATAGGTTTTGAATTAGCTTTATTATTTGCTAACGCAGGACATCAGGTTTTAGCACTTTCCAGAAAAGTTCCTCAAGGTCTTTTAGGAAACGAAAACATAACCTGCCTTTCGGTTGATTTATCCGAAGAATCTGAATTACAAAAAGTAACTGATTTCCTGACTTCATCTTGGAAAAAAATAGATGCAGTGGTTCACAATGCCGGTGCTTTACTATTGAAACCTTTCTCAGAAACGACGCAAACCGATTTTGAAAATATTTATAGAGTCAACGTATTTGGAGTTGCCAACTTGACTCGTATTTGCTTACCTTATTTACAAAAAGGGAGTCATGTGGTAACAATAAGTTCTATGGGCGGTATTCAAGGCAGCCTGAAATTTGCCGGACTGGCTGCATATAGTTCAAGCAAAGGCGCTGTTATAACATTATCCGAATTATTGGCCGAAGAATATAAAGAACAAGGAATTTCATTTAATGTTTTAGCGTTAGGTTCTGTACAAACCGAAATGTTAGCCGAAGCATTCCCAGGATATCAAGCACCAATTTCGGCTGGTGAAATGGCTAATTATATTTATGATTTTACTTTGACCGGAAATAAATATTTCAACGGAAAAGTATTGCAGGTTTCATCTACCAATCCGTAA
- a CDS encoding LysE family transporter, with protein sequence MTKLKNSIVGFLVSFIGSIPLGYLNIIGFEIKAKLGMKSLVFYLLGVISVEVFVIYFTLLFAKKLVANQKLMKAIDVFGILFLLLLAYSFYSHANQTTESKANLEVYLKYSPFLAGFFLNCLNFLQLPFWTGWNLYLMNGNYISIEKKEKYYYIFGTVLGTFLGMLTLVLFLQTLSENTVGFSKYIMPIVIPLFFVVLACLQIFKVYKKYLR encoded by the coding sequence ATGACAAAATTAAAAAATAGTATCGTTGGTTTTTTGGTCAGCTTTATTGGCTCAATTCCGCTTGGCTATTTGAATATTATTGGATTTGAAATCAAAGCTAAGTTAGGAATGAAATCCCTTGTTTTCTATTTATTGGGCGTTATTTCCGTGGAAGTTTTTGTAATTTATTTTACGTTACTATTTGCCAAAAAGTTAGTCGCCAACCAAAAATTAATGAAAGCGATTGATGTTTTCGGGATTTTGTTTTTACTGCTTTTAGCGTATTCTTTTTATTCTCATGCCAATCAAACGACCGAAAGCAAAGCCAATTTAGAAGTATATCTAAAATATTCTCCGTTTCTGGCAGGCTTCTTTTTGAACTGTTTAAATTTTCTTCAATTGCCGTTCTGGACCGGTTGGAATCTCTATTTGATGAATGGGAATTACATTTCGATCGAAAAAAAAGAGAAGTATTATTATATCTTCGGAACGGTACTAGGCACTTTTTTAGGTATGCTTACCTTAGTTTTATTTTTGCAAACCTTATCCGAAAATACCGTCGGTTTTTCAAAATATATTATGCCAATAGTCATCCCGCTCTTTTTTGTAGTTTTGGCTTGCCTTCAAATATTTAAAGTATACAAAAAATACTTGCGGTGA
- the gcvP gene encoding aminomethyl-transferring glycine dehydrogenase has translation MKTDAFALRHIGPRENDLQHMLKTIGVDSIEQLVYETLPNDIRLKAPLALDPAMTEYEFANHIQALGNENKMFKTYIGLGYNQAIVPAVIQRNVFENPGWYTAYTPYQAEIAQGRLEAILNFQTMVIELTGMEIANASLLDEGTAAAEAMALLFDVRTRDQKKNNTNKFFVSEEILPQTLSVLQTRSTPIGVELVVGNHENFDFSADYFGAMLQYPGKFGQVYDYADFIAKAASNEIKVAVAADILSLTKLMPPGEMGAAVVLGTTQRFGIPLGYGGPHAAYFATKEEYKRSMPGRIIGVTVDTNGNRALRMALQTREQHIKRDKATSNICTAQVLLSVMAGMYAVYHGPKGLQYIADKVHASAATLANALEKLGFQQSNTAFFDTIVVKADAQKIRAIAEQNEVNFYYIDANTVSISLNETTSIADLNAIVGVFASANNTQTTTIEALTETNHFPENLSRTSSFLQHDVFNKYHSETALMRYIKMLERKDLALNHSMISLGSCTMKLNAAAEMLPLSNPQWNNIHPFVPLDQAQGYQEMLTKLEQQLNVITGFAGTTLQPNSGAQGEYAGLMVIRAYHQSRGDHHRNIALIPSSAHGTNPASAAMAGMKVIVTKTLENGNIDVDDLREKAILHKDNLSCLMVTYPSTHGVFESAIKEITQLIHENGGQVYMDGANMNAQVGLTNPATIGADVCHLNLHKTFAIPHGGGGPGVGPICVAPQLVPFLPTNPVIATGGENAITAISAAPWGSALVCLISYGYISMLGADGLKEATEYAILNANYIKEKLSGHYDTLYSGEMGRAAHEMILECRPFKQKGIEVTDIAKRLMDYGFHAPTVSFPVAGTLMIEPTESENLEELDRFCDAMISIRKEIEVSTLEDKNNVLKNAPHTLAMLTNDVWDFPYTREQAAFPLEYIAENKFWPTVRRADDAYGDRNLVCSCAPIEAYMES, from the coding sequence ATGAAAACAGATGCTTTTGCTTTAAGACACATTGGGCCAAGAGAAAATGACCTTCAACATATGTTGAAAACAATCGGAGTTGATTCTATCGAGCAACTCGTTTATGAAACGCTTCCAAATGATATTCGTTTAAAGGCACCTTTAGCTTTAGATCCGGCCATGACAGAATATGAATTTGCAAATCACATTCAGGCATTAGGAAATGAAAATAAAATGTTCAAAACGTATATCGGTTTAGGTTACAATCAAGCGATTGTTCCAGCGGTTATCCAAAGAAATGTTTTCGAAAATCCAGGATGGTACACGGCATATACGCCTTATCAGGCAGAAATTGCTCAAGGTCGTTTAGAAGCAATTTTGAATTTTCAAACTATGGTTATCGAATTAACCGGAATGGAAATTGCCAATGCTTCTTTATTAGATGAAGGAACGGCAGCCGCCGAAGCGATGGCATTATTGTTTGATGTAAGAACTCGCGATCAAAAGAAAAATAATACTAATAAATTCTTCGTTTCTGAAGAAATACTACCACAAACACTATCTGTTTTACAAACGCGTTCTACGCCAATCGGAGTGGAATTAGTTGTTGGAAATCATGAAAATTTTGATTTTTCAGCGGATTATTTTGGAGCCATGCTTCAATATCCGGGGAAATTTGGACAAGTTTATGATTATGCCGATTTTATTGCTAAAGCAGCTTCAAACGAAATAAAAGTAGCCGTAGCTGCCGATATTTTGAGTTTAACAAAATTGATGCCTCCGGGCGAAATGGGAGCAGCGGTTGTATTAGGAACCACTCAACGTTTCGGAATTCCGTTAGGATATGGTGGGCCACACGCAGCTTATTTTGCTACCAAAGAGGAATATAAACGCAGCATGCCGGGAAGAATTATCGGTGTTACTGTAGATACAAATGGAAATCGTGCTTTGCGTATGGCTTTGCAAACGCGTGAGCAACACATCAAGCGTGATAAAGCGACTTCAAACATTTGCACGGCGCAAGTTTTATTGTCAGTTATGGCAGGAATGTATGCGGTGTATCATGGTCCAAAAGGCTTGCAATATATTGCTGATAAAGTACATGCTTCGGCTGCGACATTGGCAAATGCATTAGAAAAATTAGGATTCCAGCAAAGCAATACCGCTTTTTTTGATACCATCGTTGTAAAAGCTGATGCTCAAAAAATACGCGCTATTGCAGAACAAAACGAAGTAAATTTCTATTATATCGATGCGAATACAGTTTCTATTTCTTTGAACGAAACCACAAGCATCGCTGATTTGAATGCGATTGTTGGTGTTTTCGCTTCCGCAAATAATACGCAGACAACTACAATTGAAGCGTTGACAGAAACCAATCATTTTCCGGAAAACCTAAGCCGAACTTCATCATTTTTGCAACACGATGTATTTAATAAATACCATTCGGAAACTGCTTTGATGCGTTACATCAAAATGTTGGAGCGTAAAGATTTAGCGTTAAATCACTCTATGATTTCGCTTGGTTCTTGTACTATGAAATTGAATGCAGCTGCTGAAATGTTGCCTTTAAGCAATCCGCAATGGAATAACATTCACCCTTTTGTACCATTAGATCAAGCGCAAGGATACCAAGAAATGTTGACTAAGTTAGAGCAACAATTAAATGTTATCACCGGTTTTGCAGGAACCACTTTACAGCCTAATTCTGGTGCGCAAGGAGAATATGCCGGATTAATGGTTATTCGCGCTTACCACCAATCAAGAGGAGATCACCACAGAAATATCGCTTTAATTCCATCATCGGCACACGGAACAAATCCAGCTTCGGCAGCTATGGCGGGAATGAAAGTTATCGTAACTAAAACATTAGAAAACGGAAATATTGATGTTGATGATTTGCGTGAAAAAGCAATTTTGCACAAGGACAATCTTTCTTGTTTGATGGTTACTTATCCTTCAACTCACGGAGTTTTTGAAAGTGCGATTAAAGAAATTACTCAATTAATTCACGAAAATGGGGGCCAGGTTTATATGGACGGAGCCAATATGAATGCGCAAGTTGGTTTAACCAATCCAGCGACTATTGGTGCTGACGTTTGTCACTTGAACTTACATAAAACTTTTGCTATTCCTCACGGTGGAGGTGGACCAGGTGTGGGCCCAATTTGTGTGGCACCGCAATTAGTTCCGTTTTTACCGACAAATCCTGTAATTGCAACTGGTGGAGAAAACGCTATCACAGCAATTTCTGCAGCACCTTGGGGTTCTGCTTTGGTGTGTTTGATTTCTTATGGATACATTTCGATGTTAGGAGCTGATGGTTTAAAAGAAGCTACCGAATATGCTATATTGAATGCTAATTATATCAAAGAAAAATTAAGCGGTCATTACGATACGTTGTATTCAGGAGAAATGGGTCGCGCGGCACACGAAATGATTTTAGAATGTCGTCCGTTCAAACAAAAAGGAATCGAAGTAACAGATATCGCTAAACGTTTAATGGATTATGGTTTCCACGCACCAACGGTTTCGTTTCCGGTAGCAGGAACTTTGATGATTGAACCAACAGAAAGTGAAAATCTGGAAGAATTAGACCGTTTTTGCGATGCGATGATTTCTATCAGAAAAGAAATAGAAGTGTCTACTTTAGAAGATAAAAATAATGTTTTGAAAAACGCTCCTCACACATTAGCAATGCTGACAAATGATGTTTGGGATTTTCCATACACCAGAGAACAAGCCGCTTTCCCATTAGAATATATTGCCGAAAACAAATTTTGGCCTACAGTTCGTAGAGCAGATGATGCATACGGCGATAGAAATTTAGTATGTAGTTGCGCTCCAATTGAAGCGTATATGGAAAGCTAG
- a CDS encoding SprT-like domain-containing protein translates to MSETLARYIPEHAVKPVFELIVSNQVHLKIVNERVTRHGDYRKGLSGKHEITVNSSLNKYKFLITLIHEISHLVAFEKFGRNIKPHGNEWKYSFQRLMIPFIRPEIFPNHLLPLLARHFKNPTASSDTDTTLSLALKQFDQQNDKNYIFEIPYGSIFRIGNGKIFKKIAIRTKRFECLEISSGKTYLFNPNAEVELLNS, encoded by the coding sequence TTGAGCGAAACACTAGCCAGATATATTCCGGAACATGCCGTAAAACCAGTTTTTGAACTGATTGTCAGCAATCAGGTGCATCTTAAAATTGTAAACGAGCGTGTGACCCGTCATGGCGATTACCGAAAAGGATTAAGTGGGAAACATGAAATCACTGTTAATTCAAGTCTCAATAAATACAAGTTTCTCATCACATTAATTCATGAGATTTCACATTTAGTTGCTTTTGAAAAATTTGGAAGAAACATTAAACCTCATGGAAACGAATGGAAATATTCTTTTCAGCGGTTGATGATTCCGTTTATTCGTCCGGAAATTTTCCCCAATCATTTATTGCCATTATTAGCCCGACATTTCAAGAATCCTACCGCAAGTAGCGACACGGATACAACTTTGTCATTAGCTTTAAAACAATTTGACCAACAGAACGATAAAAATTATATTTTCGAAATTCCTTACGGAAGTATTTTTAGAATTGGAAACGGAAAAATTTTTAAAAAAATCGCTATTCGAACGAAACGATTCGAATGCCTGGAAATCAGTTCCGGAAAGACCTATTTATTTAATCCAAATGCCGAAGTAGAATTACTGAATTCATAA
- a CDS encoding ABC transporter ATP-binding protein, protein MIEIKNIEKSFGESKVLKGISTVFEAGKTNLIIGQSGSGKTVLLKSLLGIYAPDSGTISFDGRIYSELSADEKRELRTEIGMVFQGSALFDSLTVAENVGFPLRMFTHDNKSKIQQRVDFVLKRVNLVDAHNKLPSQISGGMQKRVAIARAIVNNPKYLFCDEPNSGLDPNTAILIDNLIKEITEEYNITTVVNTHDMNSVMEIGDKILFLKNGVKAWEGTKEEIFRTDNEAVVDFVYSSELFKKVREAYLKE, encoded by the coding sequence ATGATAGAAATAAAAAACATAGAAAAATCATTTGGCGAAAGCAAAGTGCTCAAAGGCATTTCGACCGTTTTTGAGGCTGGAAAAACGAATTTAATTATTGGTCAAAGTGGTTCCGGAAAAACAGTGCTACTCAAAAGTCTTTTAGGAATATACGCACCGGATTCAGGAACTATTTCTTTTGATGGCAGAATTTATTCCGAGCTTAGTGCCGATGAAAAGCGAGAATTACGAACTGAAATCGGAATGGTTTTTCAAGGGAGTGCTTTATTTGACTCGTTGACTGTAGCCGAGAATGTTGGTTTCCCTTTGCGAATGTTTACGCATGACAACAAATCAAAAATCCAGCAACGGGTAGATTTTGTTTTAAAAAGAGTTAATTTGGTAGACGCACATAATAAACTGCCTTCTCAAATATCTGGTGGAATGCAAAAACGAGTTGCTATCGCCCGAGCCATTGTAAACAATCCAAAATACTTGTTTTGTGATGAACCTAATTCAGGATTAGATCCTAATACGGCTATTTTGATTGATAATTTAATCAAAGAAATTACCGAAGAATACAATATTACCACCGTTGTCAATACGCATGATATGAACTCGGTTATGGAAATTGGAGACAAAATTTTATTCCTGAAAAATGGAGTGAAAGCTTGGGAAGGTACCAAAGAAGAGATTTTCAGAACGGATAACGAAGCAGTTGTAGATTTTGTTTATTCTTCTGAATTATTCAAAAAAGTGAGAGAAGCGTATTTAAAAGAATAA
- a CDS encoding D-alanine--D-alanine ligase, which produces MRLFFHKIFHWEYWPFQIVYIPIYFLWAYYSLRAKSIFFFNASNPTIKNGGFMMESKKEIYDLIPQHYYPKTALIKEGTSVKEILKIIEKSGIKYPLIAKPDIGLRGSGVRKINAVTDLTKYAQKANFDYVIQDLIPYEKEVGIFYVRYPNEKSGKITGIVSKEFLIVTGDGIATVEELIRKNPRYELQLQSLKREYGKQLFAILPKGEKLNLVPYGNHARGAKFIDGSHWITPKLTKTIDEMCMQIQGFYFGRLDIMYHTFEELENGIHFSIVELNGAGSEPTHIYDPKHSLFFAWKELSRHIKYMYEISIQNHKNGFPYLTRKNGMKQYRLHLEQSKKIVNF; this is translated from the coding sequence ATGAGACTTTTTTTTCATAAAATTTTCCATTGGGAATATTGGCCTTTTCAGATTGTTTATATTCCAATATATTTTCTTTGGGCGTATTATTCGCTTAGAGCAAAATCTATTTTTTTCTTTAATGCCTCAAATCCAACCATAAAAAATGGAGGTTTTATGATGGAATCTAAAAAAGAGATTTATGACTTGATTCCGCAACACTATTATCCAAAAACAGCACTCATAAAAGAAGGGACTTCCGTCAAAGAGATTCTGAAAATAATTGAAAAATCAGGCATTAAATACCCATTAATAGCCAAACCGGATATTGGATTACGCGGCTCAGGAGTTAGAAAAATAAATGCTGTTACCGATTTAACAAAGTATGCCCAAAAAGCTAATTTTGATTATGTAATACAAGATTTGATTCCTTACGAAAAGGAAGTTGGTATTTTTTATGTCCGGTATCCCAACGAAAAATCAGGAAAAATAACTGGAATTGTCTCCAAAGAATTTCTAATTGTTACAGGAGATGGTATTGCTACAGTTGAAGAATTAATTCGAAAAAATCCACGTTACGAATTGCAATTACAATCCCTAAAGCGAGAATACGGTAAGCAATTATTTGCTATTTTGCCAAAAGGCGAAAAACTAAATCTAGTGCCCTACGGAAATCATGCCAGAGGCGCAAAATTCATAGACGGAAGCCATTGGATAACACCAAAATTGACCAAAACCATTGATGAAATGTGTATGCAAATTCAAGGTTTCTATTTTGGCAGATTAGATATTATGTACCATACTTTTGAAGAATTAGAGAACGGCATCCATTTTTCTATTGTTGAGTTAAATGGCGCCGGTAGTGAGCCCACGCATATTTACGACCCCAAACATTCTTTGTTTTTTGCTTGGAAAGAATTGTCCCGACACATTAAGTATATGTACGAAATAAGTATACAAAACCATAAAAATGGGTTTCCGTATCTGACTCGAAAAAACGGAATGAAGCAATACCGATTACATCTGGAACAAAGCAAAAAAATCGTCAATTTTTAA
- a CDS encoding MlaE family ABC transporter permease, with protein sequence MMIIRYISQTGRYFLMLKEIFNKQTKWSVMRSLIFKEIDDLIIGSLGIVAFISFFVGGVVAIQTALNLTNPLIPKYLIGFATRQSVILEFAPTFISIIMAGKMGSFITSSIGTMRVTEQIDALEVMGVNALNYLVFPKIIALLLYPFVIGISMFLGVLGGWMAAVYGGFTSSDEFINGAQMDFIPFHITYAFIKTLIFAMLLATIPAFHGYYMKGGALEVGRASTVSFVWTSVSIISFNYILTQLLLGS encoded by the coding sequence ATGATGATCATTCGCTATATATCGCAGACAGGGAGATACTTCCTGATGCTGAAAGAAATTTTCAATAAGCAAACCAAATGGTCTGTGATGAGAAGTCTCATCTTTAAGGAAATAGATGATTTAATAATAGGTTCATTGGGAATTGTAGCTTTCATTTCATTCTTTGTGGGTGGAGTTGTGGCGATTCAAACGGCATTAAACCTTACCAATCCTTTAATTCCAAAATACCTTATTGGTTTTGCTACCAGACAATCCGTAATTTTAGAATTTGCTCCTACTTTTATTTCGATAATTATGGCAGGTAAAATGGGTTCTTTTATTACTTCAAGTATTGGTACAATGCGTGTTACAGAACAAATAGATGCATTAGAAGTTATGGGTGTAAATGCCCTTAACTATCTGGTTTTTCCTAAAATTATCGCTTTATTATTGTATCCATTCGTTATCGGAATCAGTATGTTTTTAGGTGTTTTAGGCGGTTGGATGGCTGCTGTTTACGGTGGTTTTACTTCGAGTGATGAATTTATTAATGGCGCTCAAATGGATTTTATTCCGTTTCATATTACCTATGCTTTTATCAAAACCCTAATATTTGCCATGTTGTTAGCTACAATTCCTGCGTTTCACGGGTATTATATGAAAGGTGGCGCACTAGAAGTGGGAAGAGCGAGTACGGTTTCTTTTGTATGGACATCAGTTTCGATAATTTCTTTTAATTATATACTAACGCAATTGTTATTAGGCTCATGA
- a CDS encoding methyltransferase, whose product MYEKTFPNKRFKLTLEFLKKHSTTSETILDLGVENPFSKIMKAEGFSVKNTTGEDLDNNQSVFAAEKTDVTTAFEIFEHLLNPYTILNEIKSDKLFISIPMRLWFSPAYRSKTDMWDRHYHEFEDWQLDWLLEKTGWKIIDRQKWTNPVKKFGIRPLLRKFTNRYYIVYAERIK is encoded by the coding sequence ATGTACGAGAAAACCTTTCCAAATAAAAGATTCAAACTTACTTTAGAGTTTCTAAAAAAACACAGCACTACATCAGAAACCATTTTAGATTTAGGTGTAGAAAACCCTTTTTCTAAAATCATGAAAGCCGAAGGGTTTTCGGTAAAAAACACCACCGGTGAAGATTTAGACAACAATCAATCTGTATTTGCTGCCGAAAAAACAGATGTAACAACTGCCTTCGAAATATTCGAACATCTACTCAATCCATACACTATTTTAAACGAAATAAAATCCGATAAACTTTTTATTTCTATCCCGATGCGTTTGTGGTTTTCACCGGCTTATCGCAGCAAAACGGATATGTGGGACAGACATTACCATGAATTTGAAGATTGGCAATTGGACTGGCTTTTAGAAAAAACAGGTTGGAAAATCATCGACAGACAAAAATGGACCAATCCCGTTAAAAAATTCGGAATTCGCCCCTTGTTGCGAAAATTCACCAACAGGTATTATATTGTTTACGCTGAAAGAATCAAATAA
- a CDS encoding NRDE family protein: protein MCTVSFVATNDAVIITSNRDEKVIRPSAIPPKKYHINGKDILFPKDPKAGGTWYAVDTQGTVLVLLNGAAEKHEVQLPYRKSRGLIVLDMISNPSPKEFWKEINLENIEPFTLVLFQNQALFQLRWNGIKKETLELDIHKNHVWSSSTLYPEVIRKQRADWFYTFLEANPVISKTKMLSFHRYTEEENQQNGLVINRNEQMKTLSITQSVIEKNKGTILHYDLIAEQEFTTSFITV from the coding sequence ATGTGCACAGTAAGTTTTGTTGCCACAAATGACGCTGTTATCATCACCTCAAATCGGGATGAAAAAGTGATTCGGCCAAGCGCTATTCCTCCAAAAAAATATCATATTAACGGAAAAGATATTCTTTTTCCAAAAGATCCAAAAGCTGGTGGAACTTGGTACGCAGTCGATACGCAGGGAACTGTTCTGGTGTTACTGAATGGAGCTGCCGAAAAACATGAAGTACAGCTTCCTTACCGAAAAAGTCGCGGATTGATTGTCTTGGATATGATTAGCAATCCTTCGCCTAAGGAATTTTGGAAAGAAATTAATTTAGAAAACATTGAACCTTTTACCTTAGTTTTATTCCAAAATCAAGCTCTTTTTCAGTTGCGATGGAACGGAATAAAGAAAGAAACTCTTGAATTAGACATCCATAAAAATCACGTTTGGTCATCATCAACATTGTATCCTGAAGTAATTAGAAAACAACGAGCCGATTGGTTTTATACTTTTTTGGAAGCAAATCCTGTGATTTCAAAAACAAAAATGCTTTCTTTTCATCGCTACACAGAGGAAGAAAATCAACAAAATGGATTAGTCATCAATCGCAACGAACAAATGAAAACGTTAAGTATCACACAATCGGTTATTGAAAAAAATAAAGGAACTATATTGCATTACGATTTAATTGCTGAACAAGAATTTACAACTTCATTTATCACCGTTTAA
- a CDS encoding 3-oxoacyl-ACP synthase III family protein, with protein sequence MKIKITGIGSYIPEKKVSNTDFDKHVFLNEDGSLFNYPNEVVISKFKGITGIEHRRYAEDEYTSSDLAFFASQKAIENAGIDPETIDYIIFAHNFGDVKCGTTQSDMIPSLATRVKHKLQIKNPKCVAFDILFGCPGWIEGVLQANAFIKSGMAKKCLVIGAETLSRVVDAHDRDSMIYSDGAGASIIEASEDETGMLSYENATFANDEASYLFFGKSYNPDLDPDIRYIKMFGRKIYEFALSQVPAAMKSCLDKSGIAIDDVKKILIHQANEKMDEAIIHRFYKLYGKTPPKDVMPMSIHELGNSSVATVPTLFDLLIQGKIENQEIHKGDVLIFASVGAGMNVNAFVYRY encoded by the coding sequence ATGAAAATAAAAATAACTGGAATAGGAAGTTATATTCCTGAGAAAAAAGTAAGCAACACCGACTTCGACAAACATGTATTCTTAAACGAAGATGGTTCTCTTTTTAATTACCCAAATGAAGTCGTAATCAGTAAATTCAAAGGAATTACCGGTATAGAACACAGGCGTTATGCCGAGGATGAATACACTTCGTCTGACTTGGCTTTTTTCGCTTCCCAGAAAGCAATAGAAAATGCGGGAATTGATCCCGAAACTATTGATTATATTATTTTTGCCCATAATTTTGGAGATGTAAAATGCGGAACAACCCAATCGGATATGATTCCGAGTCTGGCCACACGTGTAAAACATAAATTACAAATAAAAAATCCTAAATGCGTAGCATTTGATATCCTTTTTGGTTGTCCGGGATGGATTGAAGGCGTGCTTCAAGCAAATGCTTTTATCAAATCCGGCATGGCCAAAAAATGTTTGGTAATAGGTGCAGAAACTCTTTCCAGAGTTGTTGATGCACATGACCGCGATTCCATGATTTATTCAGATGGTGCCGGCGCATCAATAATTGAAGCTTCAGAGGACGAAACGGGAATGTTGTCTTATGAGAACGCCACTTTTGCAAACGACGAAGCCAGTTATTTATTCTTCGGGAAATCGTACAATCCGGATTTAGATCCAGACATACGTTACATCAAAATGTTTGGTCGCAAAATCTATGAATTTGCATTGAGCCAAGTTCCTGCCGCCATGAAAAGCTGTTTGGACAAAAGCGGAATTGCAATCGATGATGTCAAAAAAATTCTGATTCATCAAGCCAACGAGAAGATGGATGAAGCCATAATTCACCGTTTTTACAAATTATACGGCAAAACACCGCCCAAAGATGTAATGCCCATGAGCATTCACGAACTCGGAAACAGCAGCGTAGCAACCGTACCAACGCTTTTTGACTTATTAATACAAGGAAAAATCGAAAATCAGGAAATCCATAAAGGCGACGTGCTAATCTTCGCATCCGTTGGTGCCGGAATGAACGTCAACGCCTTTGTTTACAGGTATTAA
- a CDS encoding glycosyltransferase family 2 protein, translated as MNYYIVIPAYNEEAFISLTLQSLISQTVLPKKVVVVNDNSTDKTAEIVLAFAKENPFITLVNKTSSAIHLPGSKVIQAFHKGFETLDNEYDIIVKLDGDLILPNNYFETILNIFKSDSKIGMAGGFAYVEKNGEWILENLTDKDHIRGAFKAYRKECFLQIGNLKPAMGWDTVDELLSKFYGWKVVTDASLIIKHLKPTGANYNKAARYKQGESFYTLGYGFFITCISSAKLAMMKKKPLLFLDYIQGFWKAKAAKTPLLVTKEQAQFIRKYRLQKMKAKIF; from the coding sequence ATGAATTATTACATTGTCATTCCGGCTTACAACGAAGAAGCATTCATTAGTTTAACGCTTCAATCTTTGATATCGCAAACGGTTTTACCCAAAAAAGTAGTGGTTGTCAATGATAATTCTACAGATAAAACTGCCGAAATTGTTTTGGCTTTCGCCAAAGAAAATCCATTCATCACTTTAGTAAACAAAACGTCGAGTGCGATACATTTGCCGGGAAGTAAAGTGATTCAGGCCTTTCATAAAGGATTCGAAACATTAGACAACGAATATGATATTATAGTGAAATTAGACGGCGATTTAATTTTGCCCAATAATTATTTCGAAACAATTCTGAATATTTTCAAAAGTGATTCAAAAATTGGAATGGCCGGAGGTTTCGCCTATGTAGAAAAAAATGGAGAATGGATTCTGGAAAATCTTACCGATAAAGATCACATTCGAGGCGCTTTCAAAGCCTACAGAAAAGAATGTTTTTTACAAATAGGAAATCTAAAACCAGCCATGGGATGGGATACAGTAGATGAACTATTGTCTAAATTTTATGGTTGGAAAGTAGTTACTGATGCGTCATTAATTATAAAGCACCTTAAACCAACAGGTGCAAATTATAACAAAGCAGCCCGTTATAAACAAGGGGAATCCTTTTATACGTTGGGTTACGGATTTTTTATTACCTGTATTTCATCAGCTAAATTAGCGATGATGAAAAAGAAACCATTACTTTTCTTAGATTATATTCAAGGTTTCTGGAAGGCTAAAGCAGCAAAAACTCCTTTATTGGTTACAAAAGAACAAGCGCAGTTCATCAGAAAGTATCGTTTGCAAAAAATGAAAGCAAAGATTTTTTAA